In Anas platyrhynchos isolate ZD024472 breed Pekin duck chromosome 15, IASCAAS_PekinDuck_T2T, whole genome shotgun sequence, the DNA window TAAGTAACTGTACAAGGCAAAGCCATTTTACCTGAACATACTATCAGGCTGTTCCAACTACTTGTCAGGCTTAGGAGAACAAAACAAGATGGTAAACAGTGGCGGAACCTCTTTCATGCTTGAAATCATGAAAGTAAAGTTTGTTCATATTTCCAGTTTACTTAAAACTTGCATGTGCTGGGGAATCTTCAACCAGTAACTGAGCTGCTGCTCCGTTGGCCAGAATTTCACGTGACTTGTTCCCAGCCAGGTAGGAACCAGAAGCGATTGCAGAAAAGTTTATTGTGCTTTCATGGGAAAATGCTTGCTGATCTTGCTGCCACCTAATGATCGAGTAAGGCTGTTAATGTGTTGAGTTCTATACAAGGAAACCAAGAGATGAACAAACAGCTCGTGAGAGTTCACTATCCGCAATCTTGATgctctcttccctccctgcaCAATAAGCAATGTGCTAAAGCCTACACAGCATTAAAGGTTACCCTGCCAGGCAGTGGAGGAAgtaggaagagaaaaggaagatatggcaggagggggaaagagagaaattcTCTTTACACTCCTTTCCCTCTCACGAATCAATACTTGCTTTCCAAATCTAGGACTGAATCTGGTCACATTGAAAACATTCAGGGAAACATTGATCCACAGCTCTCACACAGCCAAAACACATGCTGTACAACAGCATGAGTCAGTAAGCAGCAACTCAAACAGCCCCTGCAAATCCCCTGCAATTAATCTGAGGATCACCTCTTCGTGTTCCTTCTGTGGAACTGGCAGTGTGCTGGGCGGCAGCGAAGGTGGCAGTCTAAGCCTGACCACCCTTGAGAATTGCCGAGGCTCTCCAGCAGAGCACATAGTACTCGGTTCTTCCAAAACCTCCCCATTGCTGCACTGTACCTGTCATCAGAACAGGGAACCACAACACGGAGCACAAACGAAGTCACTGCTCTGAGCATGCATCAATTAGGGGAAGAGCAGATGGCTGAAGCCAGTAAATCAGGATAGTTCATTCTGCAGCAATCtgtataaaaattatttttcttgaaacaaTGTAGTTTTCAAATATGACACTACACCTGCTTTATCCTCTTTATTTGAAGTCAAATGTTCATAGATGTGAgcatttttgtatatatttctcATTAACAAGTTACATTACTGAAACTTGGAATACTTGGGAATCACTCCAACAGCAGAACTGTGATCAGTTAAAAAATGGTAAGATTTGTGTGCCATGGCCTAACCTCAGGTGTCTACCAAATGTAGAACATCACAGActtctgaaaagcaagaaatatttGGTTAATTTGGGCTTAATATATTCCTGGCAATTTCCTTGATATCATTGAAGATTCCCTTGATTTGCTAACATGCTAACACACATAAAGAAAACACATGCTTCACTGTCAAGCTACTCCTTTATCCATTTACTTGAAAATGAATGAGAAAGTACGAATAAACTCATTCCTCTTACAAGACACGTAACATATTGTAACATGAGAATACAAAGTCTCACATAAactcagtatttttaatattctcatAAAGTCTGTCTTTACACAGTGATTTCAAATAAGTTGTTTGTGCTCCAAAATGCTAAGCCCTCGCAGAAGAGGCGTTCGTCACCTCTGACACGCTATACATCTGAAGGCTTTGGGCTcaaccaaaaataatttctaataaaataaCATGCAGGAAGTGTCAGAGCACCATGATACCACTGCAATGGGTAAGGGACTTTGCCAGCAGTTTAACAGGACAGACAAGATTCTGAATGCTTTTCTGTTAAGAAACCATGCTCAAGCCACAACTTTCTACACCAGGTCATGAGTACACGAAGTTGTATTAATGACTTTTCTATTTACTGtttacaaaaatgcattaaaacctaAGAGTTCAGGAAGTCAAGCACTCAAATGAACAAACCCCAGATTTAACCATAAAGCATTTGCTTCTTCGTGCTGCCTTTAACTATGTAATTAGTTGTTGTTCTTGCAGAGGAAACAATGCAGAGCATGGACTTCAGGAAATGAATCAACTGTGAAACAGGTCTTCAGCCATACCTCTTTATAGACACTGAGTGTGACCAAGTTGTGAAAAATGTTTAGCACACACCTCtcacgcaaaaaaaaaaaaaatagtgtgcAAACAGGATACAATTAAAATACCAAGCACAGAAACAACACGGAGAAATGCACTGGAAGGTAACAACAGAGCTCTGCAGAATACCTCTTACAGACTCAGAGATGGGAAAAGATGTTATTTGTGTCTAGAAACAAAGATACTAAGCCTAAACCCTGGAGCCTTTCACTCCAGCTGGAAAAACCCAGGCTAAATTCAGCTGAACACTTTAGAGATGGTTGAGTTTAAGATATTACTACTTAAATACTGGACTAAATGGCATATATCCTCTTCATCCACTCCAATGTAAAGTTAAAGTCTGTAGATAGGCGggcaaagagaaagaagttgCTTCTCAAGTAGGTTTGACTGCACATCTACCGAGATCAGACTATCCTCAGCTGAGGAGTATGAAAGACTTTGTTATTTTAACTGCAGGTCACAGCTTTGAAAGCAAAGAGCTGCAGAAGAGGTGTAGAGTGACTatcacaggcagcagctgaggatTACTATAAGGAGCCCTGACCTACACGAGGGTTatacaaaggggaaaaagagggCTCACTTTAAACTGCTGGATGCCTGAATCTACTTCTTAGGGGTGGCAATCTCATACCGAGGTAAGCATTTTAGACTGCACAAGCAGGCACTAACACTGGTGCCGTTTCCAGAATACTAACACTTCCTCCTTATACATTACCACAATTCCAATTACTACCCAAACAGCACAAATGTGGCAAgtgttctgaaaaataatagtCTGAAGCACTCAAGCAGGGCACAGTAATATTTCATAGCCTCTCTAGAGCTCAGTTCTGCAAGGTATTAGAAAACTGGATCAAACTGCAACTATATCCACTGGGCAAGAAGACCATACCAAAAGCCCCCACATAAACAGCTTCCCAACCTGCCTTTAGCCAAGCTGATCTGTGGCATGCTTGCAGACCAGTAAACTGAACTGAACTGAATTGCAGAAGCAAGTTTCAAACTGTATTAAAACCGATAGAAAAGGTAGTTCCAGATTGAACATTTGCTGACAAAAGGCAGTAATTCTCTCAGTAGTACTaaacagatgttttatttttgtttgtttgtttttacaatttAAACTAAATTTATGCatgttaaagaagaaaaaagcattccCCTAGGGGCAGCCCAAGTTAACTCCGCTCTTGTAACCTAGCATGATACACTTTCTATAGGCTAAACTAATTTTTAATATCAAGGTCGGTATGTTCCACTCAACTCTCTCACAAGTAACTCAACATGTTTCTGACAGCGTTAAAAACAGAGCTCACAAGCAAGCAAGCTCATCAAGACATGCCCCTGACATGAAGGCTCTttgctctcttttctctgttgttttacATACTCTGCCTGCTACCCTCGAGAAGCCCCAGATTTCACTTACTACTAGGCAGCTACCTCTGCTGCTGACATTTGGCTAGAAGCTGAAATTCATACAAGCTACCTAAATTAACACTTCTAACATACACAGTCTGAACAGGTTGAAGGTACTGGCTGCCCTCTCCTTTACATACTATTTCAGATCTcacaattaaagaaaacatacataATAAATCCACCCCATACTAGTATTTTAGTAGAGAACTACATACTTCAGCTCTCAGGTAACAAGTCAAGTACAAACACAACACTTCTAAGCCTAACACTCCTTTGCTGCCAATCAAACAGGACATTGCTTGTCCTACAAGAGAATATTTGATCACATTTTTCTTGCCTGAAAGACTAACACCCCTCTCACCAAACTCCTAAATGTAAACTCTTTCTTCCCGCTTCATCATGCATCAGCACCCTTGCTCTATCTGCAAGCGTTAACACCAAAACTAGATCTAGATCACACGAGAGCTCCACAAGCGCTGAGTAGTACAGAGTAAGGACCCGTTGTACATTAATTAGAACATTCCTATGTTTATGTGTGAGCTTTTCCTCACAATGCCAGTCACTGACTTCTCTGTCTGACCTAGTGTGCCTTCAACGTTACTTCCAGCAGTGCTACTGCCACATCAGCTACACTACCTTGTATTTATTGACTTCATTTCCCTGTCTCTGCTAAAGTCCTGCACTGCTGTTTAGTCTTGCTAGGTTTGCACAAATCTCCAGTTTAGAGATAAGGACCAAAAACCATACATCACCTTGATAAAGTAATTGCAAGATCCCAATCCTGTATAAGTGTATCCTGCACTTTAGTGTCCAGAGCCCATTCAAAACCTCTTGTACTCTGACTGATTATCAAAAACTACCAGCCACACATTTCTCTAAGAGCTCTGCATTCGCTGcaatttcatttagaaaaagcTTCCCCTCTCAATGCTCGTCTTCCCTCGCTCAACAGACCAAAAAGCTATTACAGCAGACCTCATTATTCTGCCAGCACCAGGCCCCTCAGAACTGATCAGAGACTTGGAAACTGCTTCACCTCTCCAGCGGCAGAGCCAGAAAACACTCTCCCACCCGTTCTGCAGTCAGCAATAACGCCGGGATTCCGGGCTCCAGAGACCAGCGTTACCATGCCCCAACCCAACAGCTGtacagctgccagcagctcacTCCCCAGGCCCCGCAGCACCTGGGCCCGGCCGCCCGCAGGCCGACGGCTGTCTCAGGAAGCACCACAGATTTCTTCCTTATTGCTTCTATCACTCCGCAGAAGGCCGTGGGCTTGTCAGGACTGAAGCCACACACGTCGCAGCCACGATCCCGACCTCCCAGTACGGAACCGCGCCTGCCCCGAGGGGAGCTGGAGGCGAAGACAGACAGCCCCGCTGCCGGCTCCTGAGGAAAGCAGCCCGGCCCGCCAGCCCCCCACACAACCGGGGGGCATCCCCGTCCCTCCCGGGCCCCCGCTCTCACTTGAGGTGGTCCAAGGAGTGGATGCTGCGGGCGGCCTTCCCGTGCCCGCCGCCCACCCAGCTGCGGGAGCGGCCGaacatggcggcggcggcccctAGGGCTCCATAGCGCGACGGGCACGGGGGACGGGTGCCGCGGGGCCCCCGGCGCACAGCACGGCCGGCAGGGCGCACGCGCGGCCGGGGCACGCCGGGAAGCGAGGCCTGGACCCCGGGCCCGGCGGCGCTGCGGGGACTTCAACTCCCAGCAGACAGCGCGGCGCGCTGAGGGCTGCCCCTCCGCCATTACGAGTGGGGGGCTCGGCGCCGGCGTACCCTCAGGGCGCGCGGGTCGTGACGGGCGGGGAGAAGCCGGTCCGGGCGCCGGGGGGCACGGGAATGGAGATGGGGCTGGCGGTGCCGTGCCCTCTGCCGAGGGCTTTTGGTCTGCACCGCCCGTCTGGGCTTACGCTGCCTGGTTTAAAGCGGGACAAGGGGAGTGGGAACGTTAGTGGCAGCTGGCTGGGGGGGATCCGCGTCAGTTGAATTCCTTAAATAGCTGAAGAAATTAAAtctcgtaaaaaaaaaaaaaaaaaaaaaaaaaagttggtagTGGTGTCTTTGGTCGTACTTTGATACCGGCAGAGCACTGCTGACGAACGGCAGCGCCTCGCTGCGCGCCGCTGAGGGACGGGGGCGCCCCTCGGTCCCCGGGGGCGGTAGCGCTGGGGCCGGGCCGTGTCGGCGGGCCTGGGCTCGGCCCTGCGCACGGGAGCGCGCCCGCCGAGCCGAGCCGCCAAGCGGGAgggcgggcggcgcggcgggaCTGCGGCAGCCGGGCCGGGCTGCCCCTGGAGCGCCTCCTGCCAGCGGCAGGGCTGCGGCACCGCGCTCAAGCCGGGTTCGCCGGGCTCGGCCTCTCTGCGGGGTCCGCATCGGGCTCCGGCCCCGGCGTTTCGCCCCCTtcgtccccctgcccccccggCGAGGCTGCGGAGCGCGGCCCCCCGCAGCTGCATGCCCGCCGCCGTGTCGGCACGGCTGGATGCGCTGGAGTCCTGGGCCTTCCATGCGCTGCTGGCGCTGCCCTATATGTTCTACGTGGGCTTGTTCTTCGTCAACGTGCTGATCCTGTACTATGCCTTCCTGATGGAGTACATCGTCCTCAACGTGGGCATCGTCTTCCTGCCCGAGGACGTGGACCAGGCTCTGCTGGACCTGGGAGTGCTCTCCGAGCCGGGTTCCGTGCTCTACGAGACGGACGGCGAGCTGGATGTCTTTGACGGCTACCTGGAGTGACGCCCCGGGGCGGCTGCGGAGCGGGCTTCCCGGGATGCCCCCGCTCCACCCGAGCGGCCCCTGCCCTTCGGGACGCCGCAGGGGAGCCGGCAGCAAACGGAGGGCTCGCAGGGCAAGTAAGTCACTGCCGCTGGCTCCTCTCGGCTGCCGGgctcccggggccgggccgggcacaGGGAACAGCCCCGCCGCCCGGCCGGGTGCGCGGAGCGGGTTGGGGGCCGGGGCTGTACGTCCCCGGGGCTCTTCCTGCCCGTGTGGGGTTTGCAGCCGAGCAACAACTTCGCTAATCGGGTCTTAGAGCAGCGCCGAATGGAAGTGATAACGCAGGGCAGTATTTAGCCATACACCGGAGGTCACACACTGCtcataaacacattttaaatagcCGCCCTTTAATAACTGCACTTAGATAACATGAAACCACCCAACTGACCGTTCTCACGTTTATCGCAGCCCCAGGGTTTGCTTGATCAATTTGTTCTGTACTTCTGAGCGATGTTGGAAGCCTGGGAACGTTGTAAGGATTTTGGCGTTTTAAACCACTGAAATGCAGTTGGGAAGCGAATCAGTATTTCCAGCTGGGACACTCTGTGCCAAGTGTAtgttaatgaaaacattcacagtttaaataaaaatgtgttagcAAATCTGCCAGTATAATTTCTTAGCAAAATATTGGCTGTAAGTTTGAAAATCAGTTTAGGATAcctttttaactttctgtttgaaaatagGGAAATAAGAAATTCTGTTCTAAGGTTGCAGACATAACCTTGGTGAACATATTATACaaataccatctgacatcaagCTATTTTTATCAGTcttccaatttaaaaacaaaacaaaaccttttctgTAATACTGTCCATCATACAGGTTAAAACTATCTtcctaaatatttctgttaagATTCCATATAAAGCAATGGTAGCAGTTTTTGATCAATAGTTTAGAacataaaaaatggaaattggTGGTGTTGGATTAATATTGATTGCATAAACACGTCTGAGCAAAGCTTGGTCAAAAGCAAGTGGGAGCATGGGGAGAAAAGATTTGTGCTGCTACTGAAGAAATTCCCCCACAAACAGTTATTACAAATAAAAGTGTGTGTACACACATTTGGTGGTCCATCCCAGACTACTGGGTTAGAATAATTTTTGGCAGTCCCAAAGATCTGTAGCAGAACTCAACTC includes these proteins:
- the DEXI gene encoding dexamethasone-induced protein, whose amino-acid sequence is MPAAVSARLDALESWAFHALLALPYMFYVGLFFVNVLILYYAFLMEYIVLNVGIVFLPEDVDQALLDLGVLSEPGSVLYETDGELDVFDGYLE